The DNA segment GCCTTCGCAGCACTCGATTTGGGCGCCGCCTTTGCTGTTGTGGGCTTAGCCTTTACTGTACCACTCTTCTTGGCCTCCTTAGCCTTGGCTTTCtcagtcttcttcttctcagCGGTCTTCTTGGTTGCTACAGCTTTGCTTGGTTTCTTCTCAGCGGACCCTGCTGCTTTCTTGGCCTTGGTGCCGGCAGCCTTCttcttagctgctgctgctgatgcagcaACCTTCTTCGGTTTCTTTTCCACTGAGGCAGCCTTGGCTTTTGGCTTCGGCTCCTTTTTGGCAGATGCAGACAATTTGAACGAACCAGATGCGCCCTTGCCTTTAGCTTGGATAAGTTTTCCACTGGCAACAGCGCTCTTCAGGTACTTCTTAATGAATGGTGCCAATTTCTGGGCATCGCACTTGTATGTGGCACTGATGTACTTCTTGATTGCCATAAGCGACGAACCACCACGTTCTTTAAGGTTCAGGATTGATGCGTCCACCATTTGCTGAGTTGGAGGATGTGATGGTGGAACTGCCGGCTTCTTCACCTTCGATGCAGATGCTGCTTTCTTAGCAGCCACCTTCTTCTCAGATGCGGGAGTAGCTGGTGGGGCAGCCACGGGAGATGCGGATGTTGCAACTGCGGAGTCTGACATGtttcacttcactttgttttgctttactttcacactaaaatgaatttaactgAATTTACAGTTGGTGGTTGAAATTAGTTGGTCACCCGATTTTGTGAGAATCGAGTAGAAAGGCGCAACGCGAATGTTTAGAGCAGTGAACGTTTCCGCCAAACAAGTTTGCCACTAAcctattctttatttaatatttactatagttaatagtttgatattttaataatgatgtatcgaaatatttgcttaaatattcgACCAaccatataaaattaattgcatttatctaCAATTACTCACtgtgtttaaaatttcaacttaaattcaactttgtgtctacacaaaaacaattatcatataaaaactcaatttataaatataaaaacaataaaaatacaatatttgagtCTGAAAACAAGTTCTTTGaacaattatgtttttaaatgtattatttaatataaatataatttattgcacatatttttaattttggttcAAACTTGACCATGTACAGTGAAAACCAAGCGACCTCATAGTGTTAGAagctattgaaaattgatatggaaaaatagaaataaatgtaaaaaatagaatttttaaatatattacttatttaatatcattttctTATCGATTTGTATAATATCTACAAAAAtctatcatttaaatatgcattttattcgTATAAAACCGTCTTTACAATTGGAGAGTACAAAGTAAGTACTAACAGATACATAACATTCAACATATGAAGAGTGtaatgcaaaagaaatataataaatatttacgtccttgtattattaatcttaatattgttaatttaaatgtattattttattcatatacacTGATCtataataaatgattaaattatttaatgtaatgtaTCTTCTTCTATCTTGTCTCTGGTTTGAAATGTATCTTTCTTTGTACTGCATATTGCTTGGGAAATAAAACCACACTTTGACAGCATAACATGCGCTTTTTTCATTATctaagatttatttaatataa comes from the Drosophila sulfurigaster albostrigata strain 15112-1811.04 chromosome 2L, ASM2355843v2, whole genome shotgun sequence genome and includes:
- the LOC133835181 gene encoding histone H1-like codes for the protein MSDSAVATSASPVAAPPATPASEKKVAAKKAASASKVKKPAVPPSHPPTQQMVDASILNLKERGGSSLMAIKKYISATYKCDAQKLAPFIKKYLKSAVASGKLIQAKGKGASGSFKLSASAKKEPKPKAKAASVEKKPKKVAASAAAAKKKAAGTKAKKAAGSAEKKPSKAVATKKTAEKKKTEKAKAKEAKKSGTVKAKPTTAKAAPKSSAAKAKAPKPKTATAKPKPKKAAAAAASPKKAAVAAKKPKAKTAAAAKK